Proteins encoded in a region of the Poecilia reticulata strain Guanapo linkage group LG14, Guppy_female_1.0+MT, whole genome shotgun sequence genome:
- the LOC103475519 gene encoding uncharacterized protein LOC103475519 isoform X1, translating into MGQMEVALTLVSLALLISVCLNIIFCYRQRHMSCKEPHNCCQPHGSEEETLSQIEGQHFGNVRHQEEQENPHNHHERQENPIYGNISTERRGSSEVCYETMSMQRTRDCLKPPESDLNYASLDLKIAKNRKKNRHMQGQAQGRHKKHDSLAEHPTSPLNAFLEVDTEVDAHLPSRDTSVMVSHSSIYLNSQQIAQEAEEMERERGINMDKDNVGWDGLQESEEGRRRDWDEDQESEDRKDDCDNRNGNICIELSEVENTQSCSDQVTDSFGHDCV; encoded by the exons ATGGGACAAATGGAAG TAGCCCTGACACTCGTGTCTCTGGCCTTGCTCATCTCTGTGTGTCTGAATATCATCTTCTGCTACAGACAAAGACACATGTCATGTAAAG AACCACATAACTGCTGCCAACCACACGGTTCGGAAGAAGAAAC CCTGTCACAAATCGAAGGGCAACATTTTGGTAACGTCAGACATCAAGAGGAGCAGGAAAATCCCCACAATCATCATGAGCGACAGGAAAATCCAATCTATGGCAACATCAGCACAGAAAGACGTG GTTCTTCAGAGGTTTGCTACGAGACGATGTCCATGCAGCGCACTAGAGATTGTCTTAAG CCTCCGGAGTCTGACCTGAATTACGCCTCGCTGGATCTGAAGATCGCAAAGAATCgcaagaaaaacagacacatgCAAGGCCAGGCACAAGGACGCCACAAGAAACACGATTCGCTGGCAGAGCACCCGACGTCTCCCTTGAACGCCTTCTTAGAGGTGGACACGGAAGTGGACGCTCACCTGCCATCCAGAGACACCAGTGTCATGGTCTCACACAGCAGCATCTATCTCAACAGTCAACAGATAGCccaggaggcagaggagatggaaagagagagaggcatCAACATGGACAAGGACAATGTGGGATGGGATGGCTTACAGGAGAGCGAGGAAGGACGGAGAAGAGATTGGGATGAAGATCAAGAAAGTGAGGACAGAAAAGACGATTGCGATAATCGCAATGGGAATATATGTATAGAGCTTTCAGAGGTAGAAAATACTCAGAGCTGCTCAGATCAAGTCACTGACAGCTTTGGCCATGATTGTGTCTAA
- the timm10b gene encoding mitochondrial import inner membrane translocase subunit Tim10 B has protein sequence MDPDQQLRNLRDFLLVYNRMTEICFQRCSSNFNYRNLTMDEERCVDNCAGKLIRTNHRLMGTYVQLMPRMVQRRMEEMESKAAENAKAAEAAAAPGTIGTGAEAAPSVQTSISSPPPTQITSSVTEVAPEVHHSALKPAVLEIPSNTVATGIGLSASAPLTPRTDGVNVSELKGLGFPQPAVSGTQNDFGSPKTSP, from the exons ATGGATCCTGACCAGCAGCTCAGAAAT CTGCGGGATTTCCTTTTGGTTTACAACCGCATGACTGAAATCTGCTTCCAGCGCTGCTCAAGTAACTTCAACTACAGGAACCTCACAATGGACGAG GAGCGCTGTGTGGACAACTGTGCTGGGAAGCTGATTCGCACAAACCACCGCTTGATGGGCACGTATGTGCAGCTGATGCCTCGGATGGTGCAGCGAAGgatggaggagatggagagCAAGGCTGCAGAGAATGCAAAGGCAGCCGAGGCTGCAGCTGCACCTGGAACCATTGGGACTGGAGCCGAAGCCGCACCATCAGTTCAGACATCTATAAGTTCACCTCCACCTACTCAGATAACCTCATCAGTGACTGAAGTAGCACCAGAAGTCCATCACTCAGCCTTAAAACCAGCAGTATTAGAAATTCCATCTAATACAGTAGCCACAGGAATAGGTTTATCAGCTAGCGCACCACTTACACCCAGGACTGATGGTGTAAATGTCTCAGAGCTTAAAGGACTAGGATTTCCTCAGCCTGCTGTATCTGGAACCCAGAATGACTTTGGCAGCCCTAAAACATCACCATGA
- the smpd1 gene encoding sphingomyelin phosphodiesterase, with the protein MRLPTLRPFLGLMTCTLLLMSPLFGSCHPAQYQAQTRTVLVEQFETHGLGFPWRNLTCPICKAIFTILDIALLSSSNEERVAHVVSEACIHLHLADEHVCRNITELFRDDFIRALQQSVLSPTEACAILVGPSCGTFDIYAPWSITLPKVPKPPVTPPSPPKPGSPQSRVLFLTDIHWDKEYETGSAADCREPLCCRADSGVPKRKRRGAGYWGTYSKCDLPLRTVENLLENAAKAGPWDWVYWTGDIPAHNVWSQTRNQQLTELTVISELIQKYLGANVTVYPAIGNHESTPVNSFPPPFVHGNRSSAWLYDKMAEEWAQWLPEQALKTLRYGGFYTLEIQPGLRVVSLNMNFCARENFWLMVNSTDPANQLQWLVQVLQASEDRGEKVHIIGHIPPGLCLGSWSWNYYHIVNRYESTITGQFFGHTHLDEFQMFYDEETMTRPLGVAFIAPSATTYVNLNPGYRIYYVDGNYKNSSRLVLDHETYILNLTEANHDPKSPDNPEQNPKWSLLYRATEAYRLSSLFPSDYNALLRTFISDDRTFQKFWYLRHKGHVSEPCENACKTTMLCFLQSGRSDELDECDLLNGFAGNLARAARKTLC; encoded by the exons ATGAGGCTCCCCACGCTGCGCCCCTTCCTGGGACTGATGACCTGCACTTTGCTCCTGATGTCGCCGCTGTTCGGGTCCTGTCATCCGGCTCAGTATCAAGCTCAGACCAGGACCGTGTTGGTGGAGCAGTTCGAAACCCACGGACTCGGCTTCCCCTGGAGAAACCTCACATGTCCCATTTGTAAAGCGATCTTCACCATTCTTGACATCGCACTTTTG AGCAGTTCAAACGAAGAGCGGGTGGCACATGTGGTCAGCGAGGCGTGCATCCATCTGCATCTGGCTGATGAGCATGTCTGTCGCAACATAACCGAGCTGTTCAGGGACGACTTCATCAGGGCCTTGCAGCAGTCTGTGCTGTCTCCCACTGAAGCATGTGCGATATTGGTGGGGCCTTCGTGTGGCACTTTTGACATTTACGCACCGTGGAGCATCACTTTGCCAAAGGTTCCCAAGCCGCCTGTCACGCCGCCATCACCCCCTAAACCTGGCTCTCCACAGAGTAGGGTGCTGTTTCTCACAGACATCCACTGGGACAAG GAATATGAAACTGGCAGCGCTGCCGACTGCAGGGAGCCTCTCTGCTGTCGCGCAGACTCAGGTGTTCCCAAACGGAAGCGGAGAGGGGCTGGTTACTGGGGAACCTACAGCAAGTGTGACCTGCCGCTACGCACGGTGGAGAACCTCCTGGAAAATGCTGCTAAAGCCGGACCTTGGGACTGGGTCTACTGGACTGGAGACATACCAGCACACAACGTCTGGTCTCAGACCAGAAACCAGCAGCTGACGGAGCTCACAGTCATCTCCGAGCTCATCCAGAA GTACCTGGGAGCCAATGTGACCGTTTACCCAGCAATAGGAAACCATGAGAGTACACCAGTGAACAGCTTCCCGCCACCGTTCGTCCACGGCAACCGATCCTCTGCCTGGCTCTATGATAAAATGGCAGAGGAATGGGCGCAGTGGTTGCCAGAGCAGGCGTTGAAGACTTTAAG ATATGGAGGGTTCTACACACTAGAGATTCAGCCCGGGCTGAGGGTGGTCTCCCTCAACATGAACTTCTGCGCACGAGAAAACTTCTGGCTGATGGTGAACTCCACTGACCCTGCTAACCAGCTGCAGTGGCTGGTTCAAGTTCTGCAGGCCAGTGAGGACAGAGGAGAGAAG GTGCATATCATTGGTCATATCCCACCTGGCCTGTGTCTCGGCAGCTGGAGCTGGAACTACTATCACATTGTCAACAG ATATGAAAGTACAATTACTGGGCAGTTTTTTGGGCATACCCATCTGGAcgagtttcaaatgttttacgaTGAGGAAACCATGACCCGGCCTTTAGGAGTGGCTTTCATTGCCCCCAGTGCCACCACTTATGTCAATCTTAATCCAG GTTACCGCATCTATTACGTCGatggaaattacaaaaacagctCTCGGCTTGTGCTCGACCATGAAACCTACATCCTCAACCTCACAGAGGCAAATCACGACCCAAAGTCACCAGACAATCCAGAGCAGAACCCCAAATGGAGCCTCCTGTACCGGGCCACTGAAGCTTACCGTCTTTCCAGTCTGTTCCCGTCTGATTACAACGCACTGCTACGAACCTTTATCAGCGACGACCGCACCTTCCAGAAGTTCTGGTACCTCAGACATAAAGGACATGTATCCGAGCCCTGCGAAAACGCATGCAAAACCACAATGCTCTGCTTTTTGCAAAGTGGACGCTCTGACGAGCTGGACGAGTGTGACCTTCTCAATGGTTTTGCAGGAAACTTGGCTCGGGCTGCAAGAAAAACTCTTTGCTGA
- the ilk gene encoding scaffold protein ILK isoform X2, which translates to MDDIFTQCREGNSVAVRLWLDNTENDLNLGDDHGFSPLHWACREGRSGVVDMLIMRGARINVMNRGDDTPLHLALIQCKADPNTVNEHGNTPLHYACFWGHDEVAEDLVTHGAQVCVCNRYGQTPLDKAKPHLKQLLQEKAEKMGQNMAKIPYKETFWKGTMRTRPRNGTLNKQAGIDFKQLSLLAKINENQSGELWQGRWQGDEIVVKVLHVRDWTTRKSRDFNEEHPKLRIFSHPNILPVLGACQSPPSPHPIIIAHYMPYGSLYTILHQGTTLVVDQSQAVKFALDIASGMAFLHTLEPMVSRLYLNSKHIMIDEDMTARISMADAKFSFQCPGRMYSPAWMAPEALQKKPEDINRRSADMWSFAVLLWELVTREVPFADLSNMEIGMKIALEGLRPTIPPGISPHICKLMRLCMNEDPAKRPKFDMIVPILDKMQDK; encoded by the exons ATGGATGACATCTTCACGCAGTGTCGAGAAGGGAACTCGGTGGCTGTCCGTCTGTGGCTGGACAACACAGAGAATGACCTCAACTTAGG AGACGACCATGGCTTCAGCCCGCTCCACTGGGCGTGCAGGGAAGGGAGGAGCGGCGTTGTTGACATGCTCATCATGAGAGGGGCTCGAATCAACGTGATGAACCGTGGAGATGACACACCTTTACATCTGGCT CTGATTCAGTGCAAAGCTGACCCCAATACAGTCAACGAGCACGGGAACACCCCGCTGCACTACGCCTGCTTCTGGGGCCACGATGAAGTTGCAGAG GACTTGGTAACCCACGGTGCCCAGGTGTGTGTATGTAACAGGTATGGGCAGACACCTCTGGATAAGGCCAAGCCTCACCTAAAACAGCTACTGCAAG aaAAGGCAGAGAAAATGGGCCAGAACATGGCCAAAATCCCATACAAGGAAACGTTCTGGAAGGGTACAATGAGAACGCGACCCC GTAACGGCACACTCAATAAGCAAGCTGGTATTGATTTTAAGCAGCTCTCGCTCCTGGCCAAGATCAATGAGAATCAGTCCGGAGAG TTGTGGCAGGGCCGGTGGCAAGGGGATGAGATTGTGGTGAAGGTGCTGCACGTGAGAGACTGGACCACCAGGAAGAGCAGAGACTTTAATGAGGAGCATCCCAAACTCAG GATCTTTTCTCATCCAAATATTCTGCCTGTCCTTGGGGCATGTCAATCCCCTCCGTCTCCTCATCCAATCATCATCGCCCACTACATGCCATACGGATCTCTGTACACCATCCTCCATCAGGGCACAA CTCTGGTGGTTGACCAAAGTCAAGCGGTCAAGTTTGCCCTGGACATCGCCAGTGGGATGGCGTTCCTCCACACCTTAGAGCCGATGGTTTCACGGCTTTACCTCAATAGTAAGCATATCATG ATTGATGAGGATATGACAGCCAGAATAAGCATGGCAGATGCTAAATTCTCCTTCCAGTGTCCTGGGCGCATGTACTCCCCAGCCTGGATGGCCCCTGAAG CACTGCAGAAAAAGCCAGAAGACATCAACAGAAGATCTGCGGACATGTGGAGCTTCGCAGTGTTACTATGGGAGCTGGTTACCAGAGAGGTTCCCTTTGCTGATCTCTCAAATATGGAGATAGGGATGAAG ATCGCTCTGGAGGGACTCCGGCCAACCATTCCACCAGGCATCTCTCCTCACATCTGCAAGCTGATGAGGCTCTGCATGAACGAAGACCCAGCCAAGAGGCCCAAGTTTGACATGATTGTTCCCATTTTGGATAAGATGCAAGACAAGTGA
- the ilk gene encoding scaffold protein ILK isoform X1, whose translation MDDIFTQCREGNSVAVRLWLDNTENDLNLGDDHGFSPLHWACREGRSGVVDMLIMRGARINVMNRGDDTPLHLAASHGHRDIVAKLIQCKADPNTVNEHGNTPLHYACFWGHDEVAEDLVTHGAQVCVCNRYGQTPLDKAKPHLKQLLQEKAEKMGQNMAKIPYKETFWKGTMRTRPRNGTLNKQAGIDFKQLSLLAKINENQSGELWQGRWQGDEIVVKVLHVRDWTTRKSRDFNEEHPKLRIFSHPNILPVLGACQSPPSPHPIIIAHYMPYGSLYTILHQGTTLVVDQSQAVKFALDIASGMAFLHTLEPMVSRLYLNSKHIMIDEDMTARISMADAKFSFQCPGRMYSPAWMAPEALQKKPEDINRRSADMWSFAVLLWELVTREVPFADLSNMEIGMKIALEGLRPTIPPGISPHICKLMRLCMNEDPAKRPKFDMIVPILDKMQDK comes from the exons ATGGATGACATCTTCACGCAGTGTCGAGAAGGGAACTCGGTGGCTGTCCGTCTGTGGCTGGACAACACAGAGAATGACCTCAACTTAGG AGACGACCATGGCTTCAGCCCGCTCCACTGGGCGTGCAGGGAAGGGAGGAGCGGCGTTGTTGACATGCTCATCATGAGAGGGGCTCGAATCAACGTGATGAACCGTGGAGATGACACACCTTTACATCTGGCTGCAAGTCACGGACACAGGGACATTGTGGCTAAG CTGATTCAGTGCAAAGCTGACCCCAATACAGTCAACGAGCACGGGAACACCCCGCTGCACTACGCCTGCTTCTGGGGCCACGATGAAGTTGCAGAG GACTTGGTAACCCACGGTGCCCAGGTGTGTGTATGTAACAGGTATGGGCAGACACCTCTGGATAAGGCCAAGCCTCACCTAAAACAGCTACTGCAAG aaAAGGCAGAGAAAATGGGCCAGAACATGGCCAAAATCCCATACAAGGAAACGTTCTGGAAGGGTACAATGAGAACGCGACCCC GTAACGGCACACTCAATAAGCAAGCTGGTATTGATTTTAAGCAGCTCTCGCTCCTGGCCAAGATCAATGAGAATCAGTCCGGAGAG TTGTGGCAGGGCCGGTGGCAAGGGGATGAGATTGTGGTGAAGGTGCTGCACGTGAGAGACTGGACCACCAGGAAGAGCAGAGACTTTAATGAGGAGCATCCCAAACTCAG GATCTTTTCTCATCCAAATATTCTGCCTGTCCTTGGGGCATGTCAATCCCCTCCGTCTCCTCATCCAATCATCATCGCCCACTACATGCCATACGGATCTCTGTACACCATCCTCCATCAGGGCACAA CTCTGGTGGTTGACCAAAGTCAAGCGGTCAAGTTTGCCCTGGACATCGCCAGTGGGATGGCGTTCCTCCACACCTTAGAGCCGATGGTTTCACGGCTTTACCTCAATAGTAAGCATATCATG ATTGATGAGGATATGACAGCCAGAATAAGCATGGCAGATGCTAAATTCTCCTTCCAGTGTCCTGGGCGCATGTACTCCCCAGCCTGGATGGCCCCTGAAG CACTGCAGAAAAAGCCAGAAGACATCAACAGAAGATCTGCGGACATGTGGAGCTTCGCAGTGTTACTATGGGAGCTGGTTACCAGAGAGGTTCCCTTTGCTGATCTCTCAAATATGGAGATAGGGATGAAG ATCGCTCTGGAGGGACTCCGGCCAACCATTCCACCAGGCATCTCTCCTCACATCTGCAAGCTGATGAGGCTCTGCATGAACGAAGACCCAGCCAAGAGGCCCAAGTTTGACATGATTGTTCCCATTTTGGATAAGATGCAAGACAAGTGA
- the LOC103475519 gene encoding uncharacterized protein LOC103475519 isoform X2, with protein MGQMEALTLVSLALLISVCLNIIFCYRQRHMSCKEPHNCCQPHGSEEETLSQIEGQHFGNVRHQEEQENPHNHHERQENPIYGNISTERRGSSEVCYETMSMQRTRDCLKPPESDLNYASLDLKIAKNRKKNRHMQGQAQGRHKKHDSLAEHPTSPLNAFLEVDTEVDAHLPSRDTSVMVSHSSIYLNSQQIAQEAEEMERERGINMDKDNVGWDGLQESEEGRRRDWDEDQESEDRKDDCDNRNGNICIELSEVENTQSCSDQVTDSFGHDCV; from the exons ATGGGACAAATGGAAG CCCTGACACTCGTGTCTCTGGCCTTGCTCATCTCTGTGTGTCTGAATATCATCTTCTGCTACAGACAAAGACACATGTCATGTAAAG AACCACATAACTGCTGCCAACCACACGGTTCGGAAGAAGAAAC CCTGTCACAAATCGAAGGGCAACATTTTGGTAACGTCAGACATCAAGAGGAGCAGGAAAATCCCCACAATCATCATGAGCGACAGGAAAATCCAATCTATGGCAACATCAGCACAGAAAGACGTG GTTCTTCAGAGGTTTGCTACGAGACGATGTCCATGCAGCGCACTAGAGATTGTCTTAAG CCTCCGGAGTCTGACCTGAATTACGCCTCGCTGGATCTGAAGATCGCAAAGAATCgcaagaaaaacagacacatgCAAGGCCAGGCACAAGGACGCCACAAGAAACACGATTCGCTGGCAGAGCACCCGACGTCTCCCTTGAACGCCTTCTTAGAGGTGGACACGGAAGTGGACGCTCACCTGCCATCCAGAGACACCAGTGTCATGGTCTCACACAGCAGCATCTATCTCAACAGTCAACAGATAGCccaggaggcagaggagatggaaagagagagaggcatCAACATGGACAAGGACAATGTGGGATGGGATGGCTTACAGGAGAGCGAGGAAGGACGGAGAAGAGATTGGGATGAAGATCAAGAAAGTGAGGACAGAAAAGACGATTGCGATAATCGCAATGGGAATATATGTATAGAGCTTTCAGAGGTAGAAAATACTCAGAGCTGCTCAGATCAAGTCACTGACAGCTTTGGCCATGATTGTGTCTAA